A window from Hemicordylus capensis ecotype Gifberg chromosome 2, rHemCap1.1.pri, whole genome shotgun sequence encodes these proteins:
- the KIF19 gene encoding kinesin-like protein KIF19 isoform X5, with protein sequence MVVLMDPMEDPDDVLRANRSREKSYMFDVAFDFAATQEMVYRATTKGLIEGVISGYNATVFAYGPTGCGKTYTMLGTDNEPGIYVRTLNDLFHAIEETSNDMEYEVSMSYLEIYNEMIRDLLNPSLGYLDLREDSKGIIQVAGITEVSTINAKEIMQLLMKGNKQRMQEPTAANRTSSRSHAVLQVTVRQKSRVKNIMQEVRVGRLFMIDLAGSERASQTQNRGQRMKEGAHINRSLLALGNCINALSDRAGVKYVNYRDSKLTRLLKDSLGGNSRTVMIAHISPASNAFEESRSTLTYAERAKSIRTTVKRNLLNVSYHIAQYTSIIADLRSEIQRLQRKIEQQEPRPMRPDIRSIQAEVQLHGNSFERQEMDQLREQLISTFREQMDVRRHLMELENNYMEIQIESSRHLLVIADWEQEKARRAQKWREEQRKESYSKDESEKDSDTGDDLSDVPEPQEVTLAREHITALLGEQDKLHKQKAELERRFWEVRQRGHRLEEALPWRISSEEQREVLSLLCKVHELEVENTAIQSGALLKDNLIRHQERTVRRFERHHSLCHRIIHEQRQVIHESQLLVPSHLEELYQAYLHELEEGNLDRVAAIDRAAARALKETSVPKLPPLPVESILDSDQESVRTLGSEYQQPPRRDSRRNTLPPLVPETDSEASQVFKTSPRARQIKNSVVVTPPPIHVNGMISQEHVPRDSLVSLGSQRNSSPDSSDHCSDGILACGERKAIVSGTKSIAVKAARRRSRVLESDRLNLLEPTKECSRLSLHSLSESEDPLCRETPALCQPPSPSLQHAVSEDNLSSSTGETVPRRSAPRRSPGHWLQASKKGNKKLEKREESLEVKRRKRRSRSFEVTGHRLPCPKNNAARHHPLESSSEHKIMAAGGTLGTRGIGKAAVQFSRVRLLQAQPTSGPSEASSLSVTSNQTGISRKTAQVSQRPRLNYITVNGTNPHGKEGRNRRC encoded by the exons ATGGTGGTCCTAATGGATCCAATGGAAGATCCTGATGACGTGCTCCGCGCCAACCGGTCTCGAGAGAAATCCTATATGTTTGATGTAGCCTTTGATTTTGCTGCTACCCAG GAGATGGTCTACCGTGCCACCACCAAAGGCCTCATTGAAGGTGTCATCTCTGGCTACAATGCTACCGTTTTTGCCTATGGCCCTACTG GCTGTGGAAAGACCTATACTATGCTTGGCACAGACAACGAACCTGGCATTTATGTACGGACGCTCAATGATCTCTTCCATGCTATCGAGGAGACCAGCAATGACATGGAGTATGAAGTGTCCATGTCCTACCTGGAG ATCTACAATGAGATGATCCGGGACCTGCTCAACCCCTCCCTGGGCTACCTGGACCTGCGTGAGGATTCCAAGGGCATCATTCAAGTGGCTGGGATTACTGAGGTGTCCACCATCAATGCTAAGGAG ATAATGCAGCTGCTGATGAAAGGCAATAAGCAACGGATGCAGGAGCCAACAGCAGCCAACCGGACTTCCTCACGCTCCCATGCGGTGCTACAGGTTACCGTGCGTCAGAAGAGCCGTGTCAAGAATATTATGCAGGAGGTGCGCGTGGGCCGACTCTTCATGATTGACTTAGCTGGCTCTGAACGGGCCTCGCAG ACTCAGAACCGCGGGCAGCGAATGAAGGAGGGGGCTCACATCAACCGCTCCCTGCTGGCTCTTGGCAACTGCATCAATGCACTCAGTGACAGGGCAGGGGTCAAGTATGTCAATTATCGGGACAGTAAGCTCACCCGCCTTCTGAAG GACTCGCTGGGCGGAAACAGCCGGACAGTGATGATCGCTCACATCAGCCCTGCCAGCAATGCCTTCGAAGAGTCACGGAGCACCCTGACCTATGCCGAGCGTGCCAAGAGTATCCGCACCACG gTAAAGCGTAACCTTCTTAATGTTTCATATCACATTGCCCAGTACACGAGTATCATTGCTGACCTGCGTAGTGAAATTCAGCGGCTGCAGCGTAAGATTGAACAGCAGGAGCCACGCCCAATGCGACCTGACATACGTAGTATTCAAG CTGAAGTACAACTCCACGGTAACTCCTTTGAGAGGCAGGAGATGGATCAGCTACGAGAACAGCTGATTAGCACCTTCCGGGAGCAGATGGATGTACGGCGCCACCTCATGGAGCTGGAGAACAATTACATGGAGATCCAGATTGAGAGCTCCCGCCACCTACTCGTTATTGCTGA CTGGGAGCAGGAAAAGGCACGTCGGGCACAGAAATGGCGAGAAGAACAGAGGAAAGAGAGCTACAGCAAAGATGAAAGCGAGAAAGACTCTGACACCGGTGACGACCTCTCAGATGTGCCAGAGCCCCAGGAAGTGACACTAGCTAGGGAACACATCACCGCCCTCCTGGGAGAACAGGATAAACTTCATAAGCAGAAG gcagagctggagaggcGGTTCTGGGAAGTCCGGCAGCGAGGGCACCGGCTGGAGGAGGCTTTGCCCTGGCGCATCAGCTCAGAAGAGCAGCGAGAAGTCCTGAGCCTGCTCTGTAAGGTCCATGAGTTGGAGGTGGAGAACACAGCCATACAGTCGGGTGCCCTGCTCAAGGACAACCTCATCCGGCACCAAGAGCGAACTGTGCGCCGCTTTGAGCGCCACCACAGCCTTTGCCACCGCATAATCCACGAACAACGGCAGGTCATTCATG AGTCTCAGCTTTTGGTGCCATCTCACCTGGAAGAACTGTATCAAGCCTACCTGCATGAGCTGGAGGAAGGCAACTTGGACCGTGTTGCTGCCATTGACCGTGCAGCTGCTAGGGCCCTCAAG GAGACATCTGTGCCAaagctccccccactcccagtggAAAGTATCCTGGACTCTGACCAAGAGAGCGTAAGGACACTGGGCTCTGAGTATCAGCAGCCGCCTCGACGGGATTCACGGAGGAACACTCTCCCACCCCTTGTACCAGAGACAGACAG TGAAGCCAGCCAGGTGTTCAAGACCAGTCCACGAGCGCGGCAGATCAAGAATTCGGTGGTAGTGACACCTCCTCCTATCCATGTCAACGGCATGATCAGCCAAGAG CATGTACCCCGAGACAGCCTGGTGAGCCTGGGCAGCCAACGAAATTCCTCCCCTGACAGCAGCGATCATTGTTCTGATGGCATCCTCGCATGTGGAG AACGCAAGGCAATAGTGAGTGGCACCAAAAGCATTGCCGTGAAGGCTGCCCGACGCCGCTCCCGCGTGCTGGAGTCTGACCGACTGAACCTGCTGGAGCCAACCAAGGAGTGCAGTCGCCTTTCCCTGCACTCTCTGAGTGAGAGCGAGGACCCCTTGTGCCGGGAGACTCCTGCTCTCtgccagccccccagccccagcctgcAGCATGCTGTTAGCGAGGACAACCTCTCCAGCAGCACCGGTGAGACTGTCCCGAGAAGGAGTGCCCCCAGACGCTCTCCTGGCCACTGGCTTCAAGCTAGCAAAAAGGGAAACAAGAAACTGGAGAAGAGGGAAGAATCGCTGGAGGTGAAGAGGAGGAAGCGAAGGTCACGGTCTTTTGAGGTCACTGGCCACAGG CTCCCATGTCCAAAGAACAATGCTGCCCGCCATCATCCACTAGAAAGCAGTTCTGAGCACAAGATCATGGCAGCAGGAGGGACACTCGGCACCCGCGGCATCGGAAAAGCTGCAGTGCAGTTCTCCAGAGTGAGGCTCCTGCAGGCCCAGCCAACGTCAG GCCCCAGTGAGGCCTCTTCTCTCTCTGTCACCTCCAACCAAACTGGTATCTCCAGGAAAACGGCCCAAGTCAGCCAGCGCCCACGTCTGAACTATATCACAGTGAATGGCACCAACCCACACGGCAAGGAGGGCAGAAACCGACGGTGTTAA
- the KIF19 gene encoding kinesin-like protein KIF19 isoform X4 produces the protein MAELEEGATLIAHKVDGQMVVLMDPMEDPDDVLRANRSREKSYMFDVAFDFAATQEMVYRATTKGLIEGVISGYNATVFAYGPTGCGKTYTMLGTDNEPGIYVRTLNDLFHAIEETSNDMEYEVSMSYLEIYNEMIRDLLNPSLGYLDLREDSKGIIQVAGITEVSTINAKEIMQLLMKGNKQRMQEPTAANRTSSRSHAVLQVTVRQKSRVKNIMQEVRVGRLFMIDLAGSERASQTQNRGQRMKEGAHINRSLLALGNCINALSDRAGVKYVNYRDSKLTRLLKDSLGGNSRTVMIAHISPASNAFEESRSTLTYAERAKSIRTTVKRNLLNVSYHIAQYTSIIADLRSEIQRLQRKIEQQEPRPMRPDIRSIQAEVQLHGNSFERQEMDQLREQLISTFREQMDVRRHLMELENNYMEIQIESSRHLLVIADWEQEKARRAQKWREEQRKESYSKDESEKDSDTGDDLSDVPEPQEVTLAREHITALLGEQDKLHKQKAELERRFWEVRQRGHRLEEALPWRISSEEQREVLSLLCKVHELEVENTAIQSGALLKDNLIRHQERTVRRFERHHSLCHRIIHEQRQVIHESQLLVPSHLEELYQAYLHELEEGNLDRVAAIDRAAARALKETSVPKLPPLPVESILDSDQESVRTLGSEYQQPPRRDSRRNTLPPLVPETDSEASQVFKTSPRARQIKNSVVVTPPPIHVNGMISQEHVPRDSLVSLGSQRNSSPDSSDHCSDGILACGERKAIVSGTKSIAVKAARRRSRVLESDRLNLLEPTKECSRLSLHSLSESEDPLCRETPALCQPPSPSLQHAVSEDNLSSSTGETVPRRSAPRRSPGHWLQASKKGNKKLEKREESLEVKRRKRRSRSFEVTGHRLPCPKNNAARHHPLESSSEHKIMAAGGTLGTRGIGKAAVQFSRVRLLQAQPTSGPSEASSLSVTSNQTGISRKTAQVSQRPRLNYITVNGTNPHGKEGRNRRC, from the exons ATGGTGGTCCTAATGGATCCAATGGAAGATCCTGATGACGTGCTCCGCGCCAACCGGTCTCGAGAGAAATCCTATATGTTTGATGTAGCCTTTGATTTTGCTGCTACCCAG GAGATGGTCTACCGTGCCACCACCAAAGGCCTCATTGAAGGTGTCATCTCTGGCTACAATGCTACCGTTTTTGCCTATGGCCCTACTG GCTGTGGAAAGACCTATACTATGCTTGGCACAGACAACGAACCTGGCATTTATGTACGGACGCTCAATGATCTCTTCCATGCTATCGAGGAGACCAGCAATGACATGGAGTATGAAGTGTCCATGTCCTACCTGGAG ATCTACAATGAGATGATCCGGGACCTGCTCAACCCCTCCCTGGGCTACCTGGACCTGCGTGAGGATTCCAAGGGCATCATTCAAGTGGCTGGGATTACTGAGGTGTCCACCATCAATGCTAAGGAG ATAATGCAGCTGCTGATGAAAGGCAATAAGCAACGGATGCAGGAGCCAACAGCAGCCAACCGGACTTCCTCACGCTCCCATGCGGTGCTACAGGTTACCGTGCGTCAGAAGAGCCGTGTCAAGAATATTATGCAGGAGGTGCGCGTGGGCCGACTCTTCATGATTGACTTAGCTGGCTCTGAACGGGCCTCGCAG ACTCAGAACCGCGGGCAGCGAATGAAGGAGGGGGCTCACATCAACCGCTCCCTGCTGGCTCTTGGCAACTGCATCAATGCACTCAGTGACAGGGCAGGGGTCAAGTATGTCAATTATCGGGACAGTAAGCTCACCCGCCTTCTGAAG GACTCGCTGGGCGGAAACAGCCGGACAGTGATGATCGCTCACATCAGCCCTGCCAGCAATGCCTTCGAAGAGTCACGGAGCACCCTGACCTATGCCGAGCGTGCCAAGAGTATCCGCACCACG gTAAAGCGTAACCTTCTTAATGTTTCATATCACATTGCCCAGTACACGAGTATCATTGCTGACCTGCGTAGTGAAATTCAGCGGCTGCAGCGTAAGATTGAACAGCAGGAGCCACGCCCAATGCGACCTGACATACGTAGTATTCAAG CTGAAGTACAACTCCACGGTAACTCCTTTGAGAGGCAGGAGATGGATCAGCTACGAGAACAGCTGATTAGCACCTTCCGGGAGCAGATGGATGTACGGCGCCACCTCATGGAGCTGGAGAACAATTACATGGAGATCCAGATTGAGAGCTCCCGCCACCTACTCGTTATTGCTGA CTGGGAGCAGGAAAAGGCACGTCGGGCACAGAAATGGCGAGAAGAACAGAGGAAAGAGAGCTACAGCAAAGATGAAAGCGAGAAAGACTCTGACACCGGTGACGACCTCTCAGATGTGCCAGAGCCCCAGGAAGTGACACTAGCTAGGGAACACATCACCGCCCTCCTGGGAGAACAGGATAAACTTCATAAGCAGAAG gcagagctggagaggcGGTTCTGGGAAGTCCGGCAGCGAGGGCACCGGCTGGAGGAGGCTTTGCCCTGGCGCATCAGCTCAGAAGAGCAGCGAGAAGTCCTGAGCCTGCTCTGTAAGGTCCATGAGTTGGAGGTGGAGAACACAGCCATACAGTCGGGTGCCCTGCTCAAGGACAACCTCATCCGGCACCAAGAGCGAACTGTGCGCCGCTTTGAGCGCCACCACAGCCTTTGCCACCGCATAATCCACGAACAACGGCAGGTCATTCATG AGTCTCAGCTTTTGGTGCCATCTCACCTGGAAGAACTGTATCAAGCCTACCTGCATGAGCTGGAGGAAGGCAACTTGGACCGTGTTGCTGCCATTGACCGTGCAGCTGCTAGGGCCCTCAAG GAGACATCTGTGCCAaagctccccccactcccagtggAAAGTATCCTGGACTCTGACCAAGAGAGCGTAAGGACACTGGGCTCTGAGTATCAGCAGCCGCCTCGACGGGATTCACGGAGGAACACTCTCCCACCCCTTGTACCAGAGACAGACAG TGAAGCCAGCCAGGTGTTCAAGACCAGTCCACGAGCGCGGCAGATCAAGAATTCGGTGGTAGTGACACCTCCTCCTATCCATGTCAACGGCATGATCAGCCAAGAG CATGTACCCCGAGACAGCCTGGTGAGCCTGGGCAGCCAACGAAATTCCTCCCCTGACAGCAGCGATCATTGTTCTGATGGCATCCTCGCATGTGGAG AACGCAAGGCAATAGTGAGTGGCACCAAAAGCATTGCCGTGAAGGCTGCCCGACGCCGCTCCCGCGTGCTGGAGTCTGACCGACTGAACCTGCTGGAGCCAACCAAGGAGTGCAGTCGCCTTTCCCTGCACTCTCTGAGTGAGAGCGAGGACCCCTTGTGCCGGGAGACTCCTGCTCTCtgccagccccccagccccagcctgcAGCATGCTGTTAGCGAGGACAACCTCTCCAGCAGCACCGGTGAGACTGTCCCGAGAAGGAGTGCCCCCAGACGCTCTCCTGGCCACTGGCTTCAAGCTAGCAAAAAGGGAAACAAGAAACTGGAGAAGAGGGAAGAATCGCTGGAGGTGAAGAGGAGGAAGCGAAGGTCACGGTCTTTTGAGGTCACTGGCCACAGG CTCCCATGTCCAAAGAACAATGCTGCCCGCCATCATCCACTAGAAAGCAGTTCTGAGCACAAGATCATGGCAGCAGGAGGGACACTCGGCACCCGCGGCATCGGAAAAGCTGCAGTGCAGTTCTCCAGAGTGAGGCTCCTGCAGGCCCAGCCAACGTCAG GCCCCAGTGAGGCCTCTTCTCTCTCTGTCACCTCCAACCAAACTGGTATCTCCAGGAAAACGGCCCAAGTCAGCCAGCGCCCACGTCTGAACTATATCACAGTGAATGGCACCAACCCACACGGCAAGGAGGGCAGAAACCGACGGTGTTAA
- the KIF19 gene encoding kinesin-like protein KIF19 isoform X6: MLQSLSNENTWVNKVRQVALRIRPISMAELEEGATLIAHKVDGQMVVLMDPMEDPDDVLRANRSREKSYMFDVAFDFAATQEMVYRATTKGLIEGVISGYNATVFAYGPTGCGKTYTMLGTDNEPGIYVRTLNDLFHAIEETSNDMEYEVSMSYLEIYNEMIRDLLNPSLGYLDLREDSKGIIQVAGITEVSTINAKEIMQLLMKGNKQRMQEPTAANRTSSRSHAVLQVTVRQKSRVKNIMQEVRVGRLFMIDLAGSERASQTQNRGQRMKEGAHINRSLLALGNCINALSDRAGVKYVNYRDSKLTRLLKDSLGGNSRTVMIAHISPASNAFEESRSTLTYAERAKSIRTTVKRNLLNVSYHIAQYTSIIADLRSEIQRLQRKIEQQEPRPMRPDIRSIQAEVQLHGNSFERQEMDQLREQLISTFREQMDVRRHLMELENNYMEIQIESSRHLLVIADWEQEKARRAQKWREEQRKESYSKDESEKDSDTGDDLSDVPEPQEVTLAREHITALLGEQDKLHKQKAELERRFWEVRQRGHRLEEALPWRISSEEQREVLSLLCKVHELEVENTAIQSGALLKDNLIRHQERTVRRFERHHSLCHRIIHEQRQVIHESQLLVPSHLEELYQAYLHELEEGNLDRVAAIDRAAARALKETSVPKLPPLPVESILDSDQESVRTLGSEYQQPPRRDSRRNTLPPLVPETDSEASQVFKTSPRARQIKNSVVVTPPPIHVNGMISQEHVPRDSLVSLGSQRNSSPDSSDHCSDGILACGGLFVVGAKR; the protein is encoded by the exons ATGGTGGTCCTAATGGATCCAATGGAAGATCCTGATGACGTGCTCCGCGCCAACCGGTCTCGAGAGAAATCCTATATGTTTGATGTAGCCTTTGATTTTGCTGCTACCCAG GAGATGGTCTACCGTGCCACCACCAAAGGCCTCATTGAAGGTGTCATCTCTGGCTACAATGCTACCGTTTTTGCCTATGGCCCTACTG GCTGTGGAAAGACCTATACTATGCTTGGCACAGACAACGAACCTGGCATTTATGTACGGACGCTCAATGATCTCTTCCATGCTATCGAGGAGACCAGCAATGACATGGAGTATGAAGTGTCCATGTCCTACCTGGAG ATCTACAATGAGATGATCCGGGACCTGCTCAACCCCTCCCTGGGCTACCTGGACCTGCGTGAGGATTCCAAGGGCATCATTCAAGTGGCTGGGATTACTGAGGTGTCCACCATCAATGCTAAGGAG ATAATGCAGCTGCTGATGAAAGGCAATAAGCAACGGATGCAGGAGCCAACAGCAGCCAACCGGACTTCCTCACGCTCCCATGCGGTGCTACAGGTTACCGTGCGTCAGAAGAGCCGTGTCAAGAATATTATGCAGGAGGTGCGCGTGGGCCGACTCTTCATGATTGACTTAGCTGGCTCTGAACGGGCCTCGCAG ACTCAGAACCGCGGGCAGCGAATGAAGGAGGGGGCTCACATCAACCGCTCCCTGCTGGCTCTTGGCAACTGCATCAATGCACTCAGTGACAGGGCAGGGGTCAAGTATGTCAATTATCGGGACAGTAAGCTCACCCGCCTTCTGAAG GACTCGCTGGGCGGAAACAGCCGGACAGTGATGATCGCTCACATCAGCCCTGCCAGCAATGCCTTCGAAGAGTCACGGAGCACCCTGACCTATGCCGAGCGTGCCAAGAGTATCCGCACCACG gTAAAGCGTAACCTTCTTAATGTTTCATATCACATTGCCCAGTACACGAGTATCATTGCTGACCTGCGTAGTGAAATTCAGCGGCTGCAGCGTAAGATTGAACAGCAGGAGCCACGCCCAATGCGACCTGACATACGTAGTATTCAAG CTGAAGTACAACTCCACGGTAACTCCTTTGAGAGGCAGGAGATGGATCAGCTACGAGAACAGCTGATTAGCACCTTCCGGGAGCAGATGGATGTACGGCGCCACCTCATGGAGCTGGAGAACAATTACATGGAGATCCAGATTGAGAGCTCCCGCCACCTACTCGTTATTGCTGA CTGGGAGCAGGAAAAGGCACGTCGGGCACAGAAATGGCGAGAAGAACAGAGGAAAGAGAGCTACAGCAAAGATGAAAGCGAGAAAGACTCTGACACCGGTGACGACCTCTCAGATGTGCCAGAGCCCCAGGAAGTGACACTAGCTAGGGAACACATCACCGCCCTCCTGGGAGAACAGGATAAACTTCATAAGCAGAAG gcagagctggagaggcGGTTCTGGGAAGTCCGGCAGCGAGGGCACCGGCTGGAGGAGGCTTTGCCCTGGCGCATCAGCTCAGAAGAGCAGCGAGAAGTCCTGAGCCTGCTCTGTAAGGTCCATGAGTTGGAGGTGGAGAACACAGCCATACAGTCGGGTGCCCTGCTCAAGGACAACCTCATCCGGCACCAAGAGCGAACTGTGCGCCGCTTTGAGCGCCACCACAGCCTTTGCCACCGCATAATCCACGAACAACGGCAGGTCATTCATG AGTCTCAGCTTTTGGTGCCATCTCACCTGGAAGAACTGTATCAAGCCTACCTGCATGAGCTGGAGGAAGGCAACTTGGACCGTGTTGCTGCCATTGACCGTGCAGCTGCTAGGGCCCTCAAG GAGACATCTGTGCCAaagctccccccactcccagtggAAAGTATCCTGGACTCTGACCAAGAGAGCGTAAGGACACTGGGCTCTGAGTATCAGCAGCCGCCTCGACGGGATTCACGGAGGAACACTCTCCCACCCCTTGTACCAGAGACAGACAG TGAAGCCAGCCAGGTGTTCAAGACCAGTCCACGAGCGCGGCAGATCAAGAATTCGGTGGTAGTGACACCTCCTCCTATCCATGTCAACGGCATGATCAGCCAAGAG CATGTACCCCGAGACAGCCTGGTGAGCCTGGGCAGCCAACGAAATTCCTCCCCTGACAGCAGCGATCATTGTTCTGATGGCATCCTCGCATGTGGAG GACTCTTTGTAGTCGGGGCCAAACGCTAG